A DNA window from Corallococcus soli contains the following coding sequences:
- a CDS encoding DUF4105 domain-containing protein gives MPHAAPFPNAEPGTNSAQASSLASRVAALEATTGIILRDGAARDASLVSDVEAGLAALPPAMRRPPGGRLEFVLHPESAPLGLGDGSKALPDWSEHREQFHLYRYAPTTERRATLRLSRLSDAETEHLWRRRAVVHAVMQRWDDAKGWSQRRQWRRLDGWILPFERPLTWKESASITYAGAFSRARGQVSASLDLITFAEELFIPAESLRPDALPVDDQVRCQELSKARALTEFLAEAQLGTLSARGDCPAFDAWAEADALSHLEVLLIAATGRQPQSLFGHLLLRPVWREGAVVQGPSFERVVQLVALTGLESKGLGYLVKGMTGGYSTVFLTGTLGDISHESLELEQRTIRRFRLNLTPGESQRMLERIWELERRGYLGYYFFTDNCAAALLFLLNGALEDGRHVRAPGTLWVLPTATLDTLAKTDVVDANGRAVSLLEHLPDAFESTGDRARRALTEQERLLTRLATLLPPHALAPLRDVHRHLQSSEPDVRRAGYGGMTHAVTTALASAPSPARAEARDALHAWVAQAVRVERAAVDQAEAEVLAIDRERLLDLDLRREGRASDGALDRQRLFEREDSVQRKLAVLDRTAVLQQALASATKRPPTPDELKALVRAGRTEAAFAAATDAQGALNDGPLADVDPRAFLASDHQRKTEAEATWARGALRESGAARTVVSAGMDFPNTGAARPVVSLRTSAMNEALGDARLHGFQSSSELRVLDGELSVEPRWGVPRILGSRLTLVGYRTLLPELPQQRRSVSDSLGWGAEAGMVSDSERALPFRALVQAEALGVVAASERFDTFLAVGLGARATMDWGQLQSVPAVGPRLSLSHRTGLPGPGGSALRLEAAYAPAWHAGAVSGFTHEANATLQVEWYLGRIAHWSVLLTPRAQVQWEGRLASWPGHGSGRASLPEGWARRRLALGVELR, from the coding sequence GTGCCCCACGCCGCACCGTTCCCGAACGCGGAACCCGGCACGAACTCCGCGCAGGCTTCCTCGCTCGCTTCTCGCGTGGCGGCGCTGGAGGCGACCACCGGCATCATCCTGCGCGACGGGGCGGCGCGGGATGCCTCGCTCGTCTCGGACGTGGAGGCGGGCCTCGCCGCGCTGCCTCCCGCGATGCGCCGTCCCCCCGGTGGCCGCCTGGAGTTCGTGCTCCACCCGGAGTCCGCGCCGCTGGGCCTGGGCGATGGCTCGAAGGCCCTTCCCGACTGGTCCGAGCACCGCGAGCAGTTCCACCTCTACCGCTACGCCCCCACGACGGAGCGCCGCGCCACCCTGCGCCTGTCCCGCCTCTCCGACGCGGAGACCGAACACCTGTGGCGCCGTCGGGCCGTGGTGCACGCCGTGATGCAGCGCTGGGACGACGCGAAGGGCTGGAGCCAGCGTCGGCAGTGGCGCCGGCTGGACGGGTGGATCCTCCCCTTCGAGCGGCCCCTGACGTGGAAGGAGTCCGCGAGCATCACCTACGCGGGAGCCTTCAGCCGCGCGCGGGGCCAGGTGAGCGCCTCGCTGGACCTGATCACCTTCGCCGAGGAACTCTTCATCCCCGCGGAGTCCCTGCGCCCGGACGCGCTGCCCGTGGATGATCAGGTGCGCTGCCAGGAGCTGTCCAAGGCGCGTGCCCTGACGGAGTTCCTCGCGGAGGCGCAGCTTGGCACCCTGTCGGCGCGCGGTGACTGCCCGGCCTTCGACGCCTGGGCGGAAGCGGACGCGCTCTCCCACCTGGAGGTCCTGCTCATCGCGGCCACGGGCCGGCAGCCCCAGTCCCTCTTCGGCCACCTGCTCTTGCGGCCGGTGTGGCGCGAGGGCGCCGTGGTGCAGGGCCCCAGCTTCGAGCGCGTGGTGCAACTGGTGGCCCTTACCGGTCTGGAGTCCAAGGGCCTGGGCTATCTGGTGAAGGGGATGACGGGCGGCTACAGCACCGTCTTCCTCACCGGAACCCTGGGCGACATCTCCCATGAGTCGCTGGAGCTGGAGCAGCGCACCATCCGCCGCTTCCGGCTGAACCTCACGCCCGGCGAATCCCAGCGCATGTTGGAGCGCATCTGGGAGCTCGAGCGTCGCGGCTACCTGGGCTACTACTTCTTCACCGACAACTGCGCCGCCGCGCTCCTCTTCCTCCTCAACGGAGCCCTGGAGGACGGCCGTCACGTCCGGGCCCCCGGCACGTTGTGGGTGCTGCCCACCGCCACGCTGGACACCCTGGCGAAGACCGACGTGGTGGACGCCAACGGACGCGCGGTGTCGCTCCTGGAGCACCTCCCGGACGCCTTCGAGTCCACCGGGGACCGCGCCCGACGCGCCCTCACGGAACAGGAGCGGCTCCTCACCCGGCTGGCCACGCTGCTCCCGCCCCACGCCCTGGCACCCCTGCGCGACGTGCACCGCCACCTCCAGTCCTCCGAACCCGACGTGCGCCGCGCGGGCTACGGAGGCATGACGCACGCCGTGACGACGGCGCTGGCGTCCGCCCCTTCCCCCGCGCGCGCGGAGGCGCGGGACGCACTGCACGCCTGGGTGGCGCAAGCGGTGCGGGTGGAGCGCGCGGCGGTGGACCAGGCCGAAGCGGAGGTGCTGGCCATCGACCGCGAGCGCCTCCTTGACCTCGACCTGAGGAGGGAGGGCCGGGCGTCGGATGGCGCGCTCGACCGGCAGCGCCTCTTCGAGCGCGAGGACTCCGTGCAGCGCAAGCTCGCGGTGTTGGACCGCACGGCGGTGCTCCAGCAGGCGCTGGCGTCGGCCACCAAGCGTCCGCCCACCCCTGATGAGCTGAAGGCCCTGGTTCGCGCCGGCCGCACCGAGGCCGCCTTCGCCGCCGCCACCGACGCGCAGGGAGCGCTCAACGATGGGCCGCTGGCGGACGTGGATCCGCGCGCGTTCCTCGCGAGCGATCACCAGCGCAAGACGGAAGCGGAGGCCACCTGGGCTCGGGGCGCCCTGCGCGAATCCGGCGCGGCCCGCACGGTGGTGAGCGCGGGCATGGACTTCCCGAACACGGGCGCCGCGAGGCCGGTGGTGAGCTTGCGCACCTCCGCGATGAACGAAGCCCTGGGCGACGCGCGCCTGCACGGCTTCCAGTCCAGCAGCGAGCTGCGCGTGCTGGACGGGGAGCTCTCCGTGGAGCCTCGCTGGGGCGTGCCGCGCATCCTGGGCTCACGCCTGACGCTGGTGGGCTACCGCACGCTGCTCCCGGAGTTGCCCCAGCAGCGCCGCTCGGTGTCGGACTCGCTGGGCTGGGGCGCCGAGGCGGGGATGGTCTCGGACTCCGAACGCGCCTTGCCCTTCCGGGCCCTGGTGCAGGCGGAGGCGCTGGGCGTGGTGGCGGCGTCGGAGCGCTTCGACACGTTCCTCGCGGTGGGGCTCGGAGCGCGGGCCACGATGGACTGGGGCCAGCTCCAGAGCGTGCCCGCCGTGGGCCCGCGTCTGTCCTTGTCCCACCGCACGGGCCTGCCCGGACCGGGCGGCAGTGCGCTGCGGTTGGAGGCCGCGTACGCGCCCGCGTGGCACGCGGGCGCGGTGTCGGGCTTCACGCACGAAGCGAACGCGACGCTCCAGGTGGAGTGGTACCTGGGGCGCATCGCCCACTGGAGCGTGCTGCTCACTCCCCGCGCACAGGTCCAGTGGGAGGGACGACTCGCGTCGTGGCCAGGTCACGGGAGTGGTCGTGCGAGCCTTCCGGAAGGGTGGGCGCGACGTCGCCTTGCGCTAGGAGTGGAGCTCCGCTGA